In a genomic window of Spirosoma agri:
- the amaB gene encoding L-piperidine-6-carboxylate dehydrogenase: MQSILPLPTQPVKPGTSTGQQFWQSSEKTLDSYSPADGQLIARVHPSTRADYDRVVETAQAAFLEWRQVPAPRRGEIVRQMGEQFRRYKRELGTLVSYEMGKSLQEGLGEVQEIIDICDFAVGQSRQLYGLSMHSERPAHRMYEQWHPLGVVGIISAFNFPVAVWSWNAMLAWVCGDVCIWKPSEKTPLTALACQQIIGEVLRNNDVPEGVSCLVTGARDAGEWLARDPRVALVSATGSTRMGKAVAESVAGRLGRSLLELGGNNAIIVSEHADLDLAIPAIVFGAVGTAGQRCTSTRRLIVQESIYDDVKNRLRNAYAQLRIGNPLDESFHVGPLIDQQAVKGYQLAVDEIRESGGRFVVEPGLIDGVGFESGCYVKPCVAEAESQWPVVQRETFAPILYLLTYTTLDDAIAQQNSVPQGLSSAIFTLNMREAERFLSVAGSDCGIANVNIGTSGAEIGGAFGGEKETGGGRESGSDAWKAYMRRQTNTINYGTTMPLAQGITFEL; encoded by the coding sequence ATGCAGTCGATTCTTCCCTTACCAACGCAACCCGTAAAACCCGGAACCAGCACCGGACAGCAGTTCTGGCAGTCGTCGGAGAAAACGCTCGATTCCTATTCACCCGCCGATGGGCAGCTCATTGCCCGTGTTCATCCGTCGACCCGCGCTGATTACGATCGCGTCGTCGAAACGGCACAGGCCGCATTTCTGGAATGGCGACAGGTCCCGGCTCCGCGTCGGGGCGAAATTGTCCGGCAGATGGGCGAGCAGTTTCGACGTTACAAACGGGAACTTGGCACACTTGTCAGTTACGAAATGGGTAAGTCGCTTCAGGAAGGACTGGGTGAAGTGCAGGAAATTATCGATATCTGCGATTTTGCGGTAGGGCAGTCGCGGCAGTTGTATGGGCTGTCGATGCATTCTGAACGACCGGCTCACCGGATGTATGAGCAATGGCATCCACTAGGCGTAGTCGGCATTATTTCGGCCTTCAATTTTCCGGTTGCTGTCTGGTCGTGGAATGCCATGCTGGCCTGGGTGTGTGGGGACGTTTGTATCTGGAAACCTTCGGAAAAAACACCCCTGACGGCTCTGGCCTGTCAGCAGATTATTGGCGAGGTACTGCGCAACAACGATGTGCCGGAAGGGGTTTCCTGTCTCGTTACGGGTGCCCGCGACGCTGGCGAATGGCTGGCCCGCGACCCACGTGTTGCGCTGGTATCGGCCACGGGCAGTACGCGCATGGGAAAAGCGGTGGCAGAGTCCGTTGCTGGACGGTTGGGTCGTAGTTTGCTCGAATTAGGTGGTAACAATGCCATTATCGTGTCGGAACACGCTGATCTTGATCTGGCCATTCCGGCTATCGTATTCGGCGCGGTGGGCACGGCTGGACAGCGATGTACGTCTACACGTCGGCTCATCGTTCAGGAGAGTATTTACGACGATGTGAAAAATCGGCTCAGAAACGCGTACGCTCAGCTGCGCATAGGGAACCCGCTAGACGAATCGTTTCATGTTGGACCGCTCATCGATCAGCAGGCCGTAAAGGGGTATCAGCTGGCAGTTGACGAAATCCGTGAATCGGGTGGGCGCTTTGTTGTTGAACCCGGCCTGATCGACGGAGTAGGGTTTGAATCCGGTTGTTACGTGAAGCCCTGCGTTGCTGAAGCGGAAAGCCAGTGGCCGGTGGTTCAGCGGGAAACGTTTGCGCCCATTTTGTACCTGCTTACGTACACGACACTCGACGATGCCATTGCCCAGCAGAACTCGGTGCCCCAAGGCTTATCGTCGGCTATTTTTACGTTGAATATGCGGGAGGCTGAGCGATTTCTGTCGGTGGCTGGCTCTGATTGTGGCATTGCCAACGTGAACATCGGCACGTCAGGCGCGGAGATCGGTGGTGCCTTCGGGGGCGAAAAAGAAACGGGTGGTGGCCGCGAATCGGGTTCCGATGCCTGGAAAGCCTACATGCGTCGACAAACCAACACCATCAACTACGGGACTACGATGCCGTTGGCACAGGGCATTACATTCGAACTGTGA
- a CDS encoding tyrosine-type recombinase/integrase: protein MITICLDDKDPNLLAVSFPQDPIGNDLIRTVPGRRWSYSRRCWVVPNTRETVVHLGKLFGKAYCRFDEALVRLYRPDATLAEIEQATNPAWPPIDGRIAGKQRLPFRYSPRSGEYDKHPAIISLSNTLRTQNYSYKTLRNCKQAIRALIRYCNTTPIDELTKLQYQQYLLFLAEKKRLSPATRNVHINAWKFYQEKVLRRDKAFYDIDYPRQSTKLPTVYNVAEVKALFKATTSLKYRTLFKLVYATGLRLSEAAQLRLTDIDQVRRLITIRGGKGKKDRVVMMTDKLESTLQEYLSHYATNRGPCQIFLFDDWETGEPIANRTIQQVYSNSVQAAGIQKKGGIRTLRHSFATHLLEAGTDIRYIQQLLGHESILTTMRHTHVSADKISTLRSPLDDL from the coding sequence ATGATCACGATCTGCCTTGACGACAAAGATCCCAATCTGCTTGCTGTTTCGTTTCCCCAGGATCCCATCGGTAACGACTTGATCCGCACCGTTCCGGGAAGGCGCTGGAGTTATTCCCGTCGGTGTTGGGTAGTGCCCAATACCCGCGAAACGGTAGTCCATCTTGGTAAACTTTTTGGTAAAGCCTACTGTCGTTTCGATGAAGCCCTGGTTCGGCTGTACAGACCCGATGCTACGCTTGCCGAGATTGAACAGGCTACCAATCCAGCGTGGCCTCCCATTGATGGGCGTATTGCAGGAAAACAGCGACTGCCGTTTCGTTACAGTCCGCGTTCAGGCGAGTATGACAAGCATCCGGCTATCATATCGTTGAGTAACACATTGCGTACCCAAAATTACAGCTATAAAACACTCAGAAATTGCAAGCAGGCAATCAGGGCGCTTATCCGATATTGTAACACGACACCGATCGATGAACTGACAAAACTTCAGTATCAGCAGTATTTGTTGTTTCTGGCAGAAAAGAAACGATTGAGCCCGGCCACCCGCAACGTTCACATAAATGCGTGGAAATTTTATCAGGAGAAAGTGTTACGGCGGGACAAAGCGTTTTACGATATCGATTACCCGAGGCAGTCCACGAAGTTACCGACGGTCTATAACGTAGCTGAAGTGAAAGCCCTGTTTAAGGCCACGACAAGCTTGAAGTACCGAACGCTTTTTAAGTTAGTGTACGCTACGGGCCTGCGACTCAGCGAAGCTGCTCAACTGCGTTTGACGGACATTGATCAGGTACGTAGACTCATTACTATTCGGGGAGGTAAGGGAAAGAAAGACCGGGTTGTGATGATGACTGACAAACTGGAGAGTACGCTCCAGGAGTATCTGAGTCATTATGCAACTAACCGTGGACCGTGCCAGATATTTTTGTTCGACGACTGGGAAACCGGTGAGCCTATTGCCAATCGTACGATACAACAAGTGTATAGTAACAGCGTTCAGGCGGCAGGTATTCAGAAGAAGGGAGGTATCCGTACACTCCGACATAGCTTTGCGACTCACCTGTTGGAAGCTGGCACTGATATTCGTTACATCCAGCAACTGTTGGGTCACGAAAGCATCCTGACTACGATGCGTCACACCCACGTAAGTGCTGACAAAATCAGTACGCTTAGAAGTCCACTGGACGATCTGTAG
- a CDS encoding VOC family protein codes for MNIDHIFIFTEDKGQVADQLVGFGLTEGSGRTHVGQGTANRKFYFANFFLEVLWVYNEAEINSELIVETGLWHRANFRDTHFSRFGLCFVNDDTTERLFDKAGKYQPVYFPEGLAIDILQNKNNPKFPWTFRLPFKGQKKNETEPTEHRNGIHSLTKSIFEYESVVSEDFLEYFKNENGLEFKNSSRNWLTLIFDEEARRLSFDFESLSLTIRY; via the coding sequence ATGAATATTGACCACATATTTATCTTCACTGAAGATAAAGGACAAGTAGCCGATCAACTTGTTGGCTTTGGATTAACCGAAGGAAGTGGCAGAACTCATGTAGGGCAAGGCACAGCCAATCGTAAATTTTATTTTGCAAATTTCTTTCTGGAGGTACTATGGGTTTATAACGAGGCCGAGATAAACAGCGAGTTGATCGTAGAGACTGGTCTTTGGCATAGAGCTAATTTCAGGGATACTCACTTTTCTCGTTTTGGGCTTTGTTTCGTTAACGATGATACAACGGAACGACTGTTCGACAAGGCAGGCAAATATCAACCAGTATATTTTCCGGAAGGACTGGCAATCGACATTTTGCAGAACAAGAATAACCCTAAATTTCCTTGGACTTTTAGGCTTCCTTTTAAAGGGCAAAAGAAAAACGAAACTGAGCCAACAGAACATAGAAACGGTATCCATTCATTAACTAAATCGATTTTTGAATACGAAAGCGTGGTTAGTGAGGATTTTCTTGAATACTTTAAAAATGAGAACGGCCTTGAATTTAAAAACTCTTCAAGAAATTGGTTAACCTTGATTTTTGACGAAGAAGCTCGGAGGCTAAGCTTTGATTTTGAGAGTCTTAGTTTAACAATTCGATACTGA